One window of the Leptotrichia sp. oral taxon 215 str. W9775 genome contains the following:
- a CDS encoding DUF739 family protein, with amino-acid sequence MRDYSLLRGRIKEKLKNEYVLAEKLNCSKATLSKKLNDEVDFTQTEIENVCTILEIERIDISSYFFTSKV; translated from the coding sequence ATGAGAGATTACTCTTTATTAAGAGGTAGAATAAAAGAAAAGTTAAAAAATGAGTATGTTTTAGCTGAGAAATTGAATTGTTCAAAAGCTACTCTGAGTAAGAAACTTAACGATGAAGTTGATTTCACTCAAACTGAAATAGAGAATGTTTGTACAATTCTTGAAATAGAGAGAATTGATATATCATCTTATTTTTTTACCTCTAAAGTTTAG
- a CDS encoding helix-turn-helix domain-containing protein: protein MGNKVDCHIRIKEAMELRNLNQSDIVERTNIKKSALSQYISGKITPRQNAIDELSKVLNVSEPWLMGYDVPMKRTVLKKETQKSKTDDVVLTPEQEAELQYIIEHNMLFFKRNKMDEDDAKKLADILREFYIETLEQK from the coding sequence ATGGGAAACAAAGTTGATTGCCATATAAGAATTAAAGAGGCTATGGAATTGAGAAATTTGAATCAGTCAGATATAGTTGAAAGAACAAATATAAAAAAATCTGCACTGAGTCAATATATTAGTGGAAAAATAACTCCGAGACAAAACGCAATTGATGAATTATCAAAAGTTTTAAATGTATCAGAACCATGGTTGATGGGGTATGATGTTCCGATGAAAAGAACAGTTTTAAAAAAAGAAACTCAGAAATCAAAAACAGATGATGTTGTTCTCACACCAGAACAGGAAGCAGAGCTACAGTACATAATTGAACATAATATGCTATTTTTCAAACGTAATAAAATGGATGAGGATGATGCTAAGAAACTGGCTGATATTTTAAGAGAATTCTATATCGAAACATTAGAGCAGAAATAA
- a CDS encoding ImmA/IrrE family metallo-endopeptidase, with translation MKKKEIFELAKKLATEYRSDPKRLAKELGIVVKYRSFNNHSGSCIRMNGKQLIVINTRMSTLKQLFVLAHEIAHLLLHPYEATIIRYFSFSESKIEFEANYFAVVFFSESEIEFEEDEEIKQLINNIIL, from the coding sequence ATGAAGAAAAAGGAAATTTTTGAACTTGCCAAAAAGCTCGCAACGGAATACCGCTCCGACCCGAAAAGATTGGCGAAAGAACTCGGAATTGTGGTGAAATATCGTTCTTTTAACAATCATTCAGGAAGCTGCATAAGAATGAATGGAAAACAATTGATAGTAATCAATACTAGGATGTCCACACTAAAACAGTTGTTCGTTTTGGCACACGAAATTGCCCATCTTCTACTACATCCGTATGAAGCTACTATTATCAGATATTTCAGTTTTTCTGAGTCTAAAATAGAGTTTGAGGCTAACTATTTTGCAGTTGTGTTTTTCAGTGAGTCAGAAATAGAATTTGAAGAAGATGAAGAAATAAAACAATTAATCAACAACATTATATTATAA
- a CDS encoding DUF4352 domain-containing protein: protein MAKKIVGEDGKVYYERKPIYKRWWFILLVILIILGIIGSRGSKNENSSSGTKTAESKKEEVKTFKIGDMVNTENIELTVNDISSVKKVTDDSGYLEYKPDGEDNRFIILHVTIKNIAKEMISLDSSSFQLYSGDVQYSPTMVMVKDGLNLDGINPGVQIKRRIFFDVPKDVVDAKNLKLKLGSNIFSQTGGHLEIDLSK from the coding sequence ATGGCAAAGAAGATTGTCGGAGAAGACGGAAAAGTATATTATGAAAGGAAACCAATCTATAAAAGATGGTGGTTTATCCTGCTGGTTATCCTGATTATCTTAGGAATTATAGGTAGCAGAGGAAGTAAAAATGAAAATAGTTCTTCGGGTACAAAAACAGCAGAATCAAAAAAGGAAGAAGTTAAAACTTTTAAAATAGGAGATATGGTCAATACCGAAAACATAGAACTTACCGTAAATGACATATCATCTGTCAAAAAAGTTACTGACGACAGCGGTTATCTTGAATACAAACCTGACGGAGAAGACAACAGATTCATAATTCTGCATGTTACAATTAAGAATATAGCCAAGGAAATGATTTCCCTTGATTCAAGTAGTTTTCAACTATATTCAGGCGATGTTCAGTATTCACCTACTATGGTTATGGTCAAAGATGGATTAAACCTCGATGGAATCAATCCAGGAGTGCAGATTAAAAGAAGAATATTCTTTGATGTGCCTAAAGATGTGGTAGATGCTAAAAACTTAAAATTAAAATTAGGAAGTAATATATTTTCCCAGACAGGCGGACATCTTGAAATAGACCTTTCAAAATAA
- a CDS encoding site-specific integrase yields MRKPNGYGTVAKLSGKRRRPFAVRITAGYTDEGKQIYKYLGYYATRKEAEYQLSLYNANPYDINLKNLTFKDVYKRFYDVKKNTGTSEKRLKAYESFFKKLAPLYNMKMVDIKTPHLQTLFDTFTEFSPLYVRELKSFAGLVYKYAMEIDVLDKDYTRFLKLRKFKKLRKNSIFTAEEQQKLWDNIETIPGTDILLILIYTGFRVNELLSVKKEKIDLENWTVTSGSKTDAGKERVVPIHHRIQPLIIRYMQTDGEYLIPNHNFKSHMNYSSFRRYFSQILEKLEMDHTIHDTRYTFITSLREVTDNNAAITSIVGHTNIQMTDKYTLTNIQKMRQEIDKIN; encoded by the coding sequence ATGCGAAAACCGAATGGCTACGGAACAGTAGCAAAATTAAGCGGAAAAAGGAGAAGACCGTTTGCGGTAAGGATTACGGCGGGTTATACGGACGAAGGGAAACAGATATACAAGTATCTTGGATATTATGCGACAAGGAAGGAGGCGGAATATCAGCTTTCACTTTACAATGCGAATCCATATGACATTAATTTGAAAAATCTAACTTTTAAGGATGTCTATAAAAGATTTTATGATGTAAAGAAAAATACAGGGACAAGTGAAAAAAGACTGAAAGCATACGAATCATTCTTTAAGAAACTTGCACCGCTTTACAATATGAAAATGGTAGACATTAAAACTCCGCATCTGCAGACATTATTCGACACATTTACTGAATTTTCTCCGCTGTATGTGAGAGAATTAAAATCTTTCGCGGGCTTGGTTTACAAGTATGCGATGGAAATTGACGTACTTGACAAGGATTATACAAGATTTCTTAAACTTAGAAAATTTAAAAAACTGAGAAAAAATAGTATATTTACTGCTGAAGAACAACAAAAACTATGGGATAACATTGAAACCATTCCAGGAACAGATATCCTATTAATATTAATTTACACAGGTTTCAGGGTAAATGAACTGTTATCTGTGAAAAAAGAAAAAATAGATCTGGAAAACTGGACTGTGACATCAGGATCTAAAACAGATGCAGGAAAGGAAAGAGTAGTTCCGATACATCACAGGATACAGCCCTTGATTATCAGATATATGCAGACAGATGGAGAGTATCTTATTCCGAACCACAACTTTAAATCTCATATGAACTATTCCAGTTTCAGAAGATATTTTTCTCAAATTTTAGAAAAACTGGAAATGGATCATACGATACACGATACAAGATACACATTCATTACATCTCTGAGAGAAGTGACTGACAACAACGCCGCTATTACAAGCATTGTCGGACACACTAATATACAGATGACGGATAAATATACTTTAACTAATATACAAAAAATGAGACAGGAAATAGACAAAATAAATTAA
- a CDS encoding FxLYD domain-containing protein, translating to MKKIIMIVTSVLILSSCGVIGAAGSIAGETIKAAGTVAGAAIKTTGNIIGGIIGGNEGEINAKGVKYKFAKAKVENDGNTTVVTGFLSHNGSSKKNVKLEVPCFDKKGDKIGDAVDTIDSLEKNKKWEFRAVINSGDVKSCKVKTGYSLIF from the coding sequence ATGAAAAAAATAATAATGATAGTAACTTCTGTCCTAATCCTTTCTTCATGCGGAGTGATCGGTGCGGCAGGAAGTATTGCAGGTGAGACAATAAAGGCGGCGGGAACTGTAGCAGGAGCGGCAATTAAAACAACGGGAAATATTATAGGTGGAATAATTGGTGGAAACGAAGGGGAAATCAATGCCAAAGGTGTAAAATATAAATTTGCCAAGGCGAAGGTTGAAAATGACGGAAATACAACAGTTGTAACTGGATTTCTTTCACATAACGGAAGCAGCAAAAAAAATGTAAAACTGGAAGTTCCGTGCTTTGATAAAAAGGGAGATAAAATTGGAGATGCTGTCGATACAATAGATTCCCTTGAAAAAAATAAGAAATGGGAGTTCAGGGCAGTCATAAATTCAGGCGATGTGAAATCATGTAAAGTAAAGACTGGTTACAGTTTAATATTTTAA